From the Dermacentor variabilis isolate Ectoservices chromosome 5, ASM5094787v1, whole genome shotgun sequence genome, the window tattataagcaggttatcctagtgtagcagtggccactgtggctgagcgcctaaagaagttggttttgagggggacggacgtgattacagaaagcagtaatagcaaaaaaaaaagtagtggctattccatacattcattcagtgtcgcacaggctcaaaaaagttgcaagtagatatgatgttaatgttgctttcactgctcccaataagctaagTAAGATATgggctgccgtacagaggaaaaaggagcaaataaaaggaaaaaaaaagaacagatatttgtccagtgaagcacaataagaacaacagttttaccgACTGTCGTatgtttataaaattccccttagctgtggccagttctacgtagggcaaacgggacggtgtatctatcagaggctaatggagcataaaaggtcgttaaccggtggatcgccttctaatctttccctacattgccaagattgtaactgcatgccagagttagATTAATGCGCGACATTGTACAGGCATAAGTATTAAgttacgcgtcttatggtagaggcatggcatatctataatggtggaagtgcgtgcgtgagtcagccttcgattactttacataaggaagagattaagcaCCTTAGCAGTTAtttctcacgtagaccggcacatttACCCGACTggcacgtggtgataccattcctgagcttgcgcagatgagttttgtgtcttctttcttttttcgcctcaggaCTCGCTTCAGTtgacagtcggcgttcgtgttgtccacttctctactcttgtgtcctgtctgcacgcctcacttcttttttgcataatgcatCTTATTACGCTTTGCCTGTTTACTTTTTACTTGTGATGAGTTGTATATACCGCTAGGTCTTCAACACAGGTCTAGTGAATTCGGCGCTGACGTGTGTGTACATTTTCCTTTCTTCGTCCGTGGAAAGTTTCGCTGTTATTCCACCATGCTCGAGAGTTTCGCATACCAGATCGTTGGACGTGGTAGACATTCAAAGCGGTGTATAAAAAGAAAAACCGCACTCTCCTCAagtggaatggaatggaatggaaaagctttattgctctatatctcagagagattggcggtgggtcggtgtcttcatgtcttgagtcctggccgcttcacaagatcggcgcccctattccagggcattAGTGGCGGAACGCACCCCTAATGCACACTCGAAGCACATGGCACCAAACGGCGAATCGAGGCAGTTTTCGCTGGTAAATGATATCGAATGTGAGCACTGTAAGATGGTTAACATGATTAATCCAACACTTTGGCAGGCTTTATATTTTGCTCGCCATTTGAAGTTTGTAGTAGCAATCACGTTAATTCAGTAACAGTCCTCCGAAAGGAAATTGGTGGGAGACCTGATTTTTTATTAACTAAGTATGTGCTTCGGAAATAAGCCAGAGGGAAATACAACACAGCGTGCTGCGTGCGTTTTCTTGAGCGGAAGTGGCCTCCTACGCGCGTATGCGCTTCCGTGATGATATTCTGCATGTTTTGGCGAAGTGCACAACGTTTTTGTGATGCTAATCCTAATCCTCGCCATGTCCCATTAATCTTGAGTTCGCGTgcataaatagagagagagaaaggcagtgGCTTCCCGCCATGATGTTGCTGCCTTACACTCGAATGCCGCTTCCTTTTGCAGCTTGCCAACAGATGGCAGTATGTATTCCGTGGCTGTGGCTCGCATGTTATGTCGTACAGAGTAGGAGCCGGTGTCACAAGAAGTGCTTTCGAGTCATCTGCGAAAGCACGTTTGAACATGCATGTTTTTTCACTACCAGGTTAAAGCATATTATCTTTACTTTAATATTCTCTCAATCGCTGATTCAACAGAAGGACTCACTAATACGGCTTACTGTGCGAGCAGTGATTTTCGAAACCGAATCCACCGCGAGTTCAGCAGTGCTGACATCGAATCGAGAGGAAATCAAATAGTTTGCGAATATGATGCAAGCCTTTTAGGAAGGTTTAAGATTGTGGTTGGTCGCCTGATGTTGCTGGTTGAAAGATTCGCTATTTTGTCAAGAAGCTCGGTGTCCTATATTTTTCATATCCTTCTTGTCAAACATTTCACTATGATTGTTCGATAAGCATACGGGAAAGTACAGCCGTTAGTCCATTTACGGGCAAATGAAATATCAGTCGATACTCGAATTCGATATTCGAATTCGATATTCGAAATTTCTAACATTCGCTCATCACTGCCATATGTAATAATGAGCCTTGCAAAGTGCTATGCATCCTCCATTGTACAATGCATCAATAAGAATCACGCAGCCCATAATTATCTCTGTACAATTGTTTCCAGTCCTCTTTCTGTTTCCCCTCTGCATTACCCTGAGTGTAGGGCAGCATAGGGGCCGACTAAGGTGGGGCTCCGGGGCCCGGGCCCTCTCCGAAGTtttccggggggagggggggggggcggctcagcctcctcgcgcgcgcacacacacacacacacacacacacacacacctaaagtgtcattGCCAGAGCTTGGTCAGTCACATCATCTGAGGTGTTTCTTTTGaatttcctcgaccttttcacctGAAGTTTTACTGGGGTTAATGCCTTACTCCACCCTTGTTGGCGCGGacatgcacggcttttaattcatattttCACTTCATTtatgcaaatcctgacaataggaggacacgcgcattagaagcactaacGGCGCCTGCCTCACCCGtactttctcacttcaacattgttttaaatttctacTGTATAAACACCctgcacatatacaatatatttaaatatgcacACAGGACAATGTTTATTATATCTTTGAAAGATGTGGAGGTAGGGagataaaaattatttctaaaggtatggatagcgtatgcctagagaatgaatatgttgctgcatgttcaccacgcttcaaattgttTTGCATGCTTTTTTAGCCATGAAAAAACCTATAGACTtaagtgaccccttcggcagagacTTTTATCCATGTCGTGTGAAATGCgcgtgaatgttgtgtgtctcagcattgtttctctttccagtaagcaatgctaaagACTCttgaaaaagaaacatttctaCAAATtccaacatttattagggatggaaacatcgtcacttgcatgcgaaagtcataaatatatacagagtgtcctaacatgcatcaagatttaaagaaagagcaatgcgttacttgAACAAAgcatagtgcatattgtttagtACAGGGAAGTAGCTGCCAGTACCTtcttcgttactgagatttagttaggtaattgtaattaattatccaacttgagacgtactatcctaattatcaaagtgtcactgaggcatttgaaggcacagtcAAGGGACGtgtaactgcggtattttcatgAAGAAGTATACTTACTGCGTACTAATGTTTTACgattgataaataaaccctgcgaaatatggagaataccacgtgactgcgtaAGCAGTGCTTTCGATCATGCTCCCTCTGAATTAGCCAGGAcgaaacaaaggaaataaagaatAACATCATGATCGAACTTGTGCCTTATATGCcgcgcctcggccgaagtaacatgtcgcgtttggtgttagtcggaaacaagctgtgatagctgttgtcttagcgtagataaagtgggcggacgattctttttttttttttttgtgccgcgAAAGCTATAACCACAATAGCGAATTTATAACGCGAGTTCAATGACTTAAAGGTGCCTTTTGTTTCGTTCGAATGTCGCGATGTCTTTCTGTAATGAGCAGAAAGCAAATATGATggttgccttgggagctgcagatggtaacaagaggaaggccgcatatatatatatatatatatatatatatatatatatatatatatatatatatatatatatatatatatatatatatatatatatatatataaatacacatATTTcttggaagtgtggcggtagaccaaacgcaaaaactatcatcagtaattatgaaaacctgagaaaaagcggcagcttcaagaaacagcggcggaggacttcATGTTTGAGTCCTATAGCCTACGCacagatgttctagcatttatgaccTCAAACCCTCAGGCTAGCGTGCGAGGCGTAGCCGCCCAGGTATCAATTTACAAATCATGAGCTTGGAGGATCCTAATTGACGGCCTTTCATCCATACCACCTTAATCAGCACCAATTCTTAGAATATAGGGACCTGtcgaatcgtctagatttctcgaactgggtcctcacaaaagccgatgggtcaccggactttttgagcaacatcatgagCGCAGacgaagccaattttcacagaaacgcctACGTAAATTGGGATAATGCACACTATCGGAAGGACTCCAATCCACACTAGGTAAAGCGCAGTCGTCACCAGTACCAGGGGTCGCTTAATGTGTGGTTAGGAATTTACGCCTGTGCTATagtcggtcccatcttcttcgatcacacactgactggatacggttacgtggacgaaatcattgaaggagtggtggatgagtttctcagcgaagtctcgCTCTCACGTATTCCACTTTTGtggcatcagcaagatggggcacccgcacacagcagcagccgagctcggaactggctggatgcgactttccATGCGCaacagattggaaggcacggaccTGTGAATTCGGCGCCGTTATCAAGGAGTCtgtgttatcaatgtgatcagtcggccttgagagacggataataagtgtgatgtAGAAGTGAGACGAAGGAATAGAAGCCGCGAAACcagctgttggtgctccttccgtaccattaccaaggtgatgcgctgtctcttcgggtctgcgacaggcaatgcagttgctttcaatcagcttatctgagggcgctgctttatgatgcgtgtgggagcgcactcacgtggtgttttgcatacttcgtgaggtttctttgccagtgtgaaaaaattgtacgcaagtAGTACGTCACTGGAAACACTGCTGTTAGGTGTCATTTTCGCtgtctacaaatgcctcattgacactttcaaaATGAGGACAATACTTCTCGAGTTGGATAATAACTTACAtttaccgaattaaatctcagtaacgaaagaaccactggcggctactccactgtactggaaacaatatgcactaggttttgttcgagtaactcaactgctctttttttaagtgTTGGTGCGTggtagttggggaacactgtataattcttTCAATAACCGAAAAGAgtccaagccggattcactcgaaatcagaatcaacagcagtcatgcgcagcagcgctcaTACTCggactcaaaaaagaaaaaaaggaagaaagagagagactgcagtttcgccggaaaggcgaagcagtattaatgATAGCAAAGTATGTGACGATTACACGAGGGAAGATTACAGCGCCgaggggactcaggctgtgaaattgaactgtctccgattatgaggtcttgtatatactcatataacgcCGTAACTTCAGCGcccaattcttcgaggtcacacgaaattTCTTCAAGTGCaggaattatatatatattgttacggtgggaaaagagaACCAGGTCGTCGTCGACGGTGAagagacgacgaagtggcaacagcctctcgagattctcggctgctgttttATGCACCTTGTAAATACGCCGTGTGAACAGTTTTATAcctgtgacattttggtggaggtgctgggtaatcaacgcagaatctccatgaACCGTCCTTCTTTTCGACCAGCGCGACaggggacgcccagggacttgacgatggctcaGTGATGTCTTTggctagcatcttgtctacttccgttttgatgacgtgacgctccgaagctgaaactcggtagggtcgccgatggatgtgtggattatcgcctgtatgcATACGATGTTTTACAAGTGCCGTCTGGCCTAAGGGTCggttgttcaggtcgaatatatccttgtaggaaagcaaTAAACTGCAGAGCTGTTTAGTCTCCGCAGGAGTGAGATTTGGGgcgatcattttcctaatgtcgttgtcagtacatttggcagaccggaaaggctcacaggaagcgtcgacGGCAAAAGTCTCTACGCAACTAACCTCTAAAGCAGTAATTCTGGCCAGGGTGATATGTTAAGCCAGAATTTGTTTAGCGAGCCCGAAATACACCGCAGGGAGGTACGTGCGATTGTCTTTGATCCTCAGTATTGTATGCGGAACAGTAACGCTGTGGAtgagaacgatggcagttatgggagcggagatgtaatcaccatcgggaactggcgtagaaggcgacatttcgatgtatgtcaagacctgaggtggaacgtgaacaaaatcagtcggtcttaggcgaatttcctgtggtgttggaggaacgtccagtagaggcaggtcaagccgcacagtacttgaggaacaagcgatgagcgctgaatgggcccagaggaagtctaggcctagtatgacgtcatgggggcattggtcaagcacggtgaaaaggacgacagtatggcggccagaaatgctcacacgtgcagtacacattccgaccacggtcacAGTGCTACCGTCGGCGATTCGTACTAACCGAGTAACGGgaggcgtaacaattttctttaaatggcagcttaggcggctggtcataatcgatatgtgtgctCCCGTATGTATGAGGGCTGtgacgggtgtgccatcaacttggacgtcaagaaggttacGTCTTGTAAACAGCGCCAAAGGAGGATTTTGCGGTGAATAcgacattgcagcaccacctcgaggtgccgcattgcctagttttcctgctgggacggtCCTGGGTAGGTCGGTGACGGCGAGTGGTGAAGCTGGGGCGGGCGTGGCTGGCGACGTTGAGGCGACGGCAAGCGAACATAGCGGCGAGTCGAGGTATAGTGGCGTCAGAAGCGTCGTAGAAACGATGGGGTGAGGAATTTCGGGGCGAACTTGAATTCCGGAAGGTGTTTCGAGGGGGAGGCGGCCAACGGCTCCGGCAGTAGTGGGAAAAGTGAGcgattcggccgcagcagaaacagatcggcctgCCGTCAGGCGTACAGCAGTCCGAGGGATTCCTGGTAGTGTAGGGATAACGGACAATGTGTGGTGGACTACGATAGGACCGAGCCGTAGGACCTGGGTGGATGTCagggcgactcaaggagcaggcactgggaagacccatattagcgatttcctggcgaaccacggactggatcagcgatatcTTCCCAGCAATGTTTttccaagacgtctgttgaggcgaggcaggaaacgctgcttcgagttcgctgcgtacaattcgggtcacgttttcgctaggtggtggcgagctagattggtcggtggggtCTGCACagaaagaggtcgctgcagtatttggaagccgtgtaaaATGATTGTATACACGGCGACTCTTCACCTGCTCGaaacggcggcattccttcatgatggcgtcgacagtcgataagtttctgaagaccagaaggttgaatgcgtcgtccgcaatgcctttgataatgtgtcctACCTTGTCCGCCTCAGGCACAGACGTGGCGATTTTATGACAGAGGActaggacgtcctgaatgtaggagacatacgactcggtagcagtttgggcacgcgtggcgagttgttgcttggcagcttgttgtcgaccggtcggattaCCAAAAACAtcggacagcttttctttgaacaagtcccagctggttagctcttcctcgtgtgtaaaaccacgttcgcggtgttccgtcgaggtagaacacgacattggccagcattatggtcgaatcccacctgctcaccttgctgacacgctcatacatcttcaaccattcttctacATCAACACCATCGAGACCGGTGAACTTGCCGGggtcttgcggctgaggtagagcaacgtactgggtatgtGCAGTTGGCACTGCTGCTGCAGATGTGGTGCCTTCCACTGGAGGCATGGTCGcaggctgggtgagacgtccgctgcagagctccgtggcgaagacgcgtaccccgcacgtccacctgTCAGGCCACCGCCTTTTCTCGCCTTGTCACCATGCTCACACCCCACCGATTCTAGGCCACTTcgctacttcagcccctacagaggtgcgcaccgatgcctgtagctgcggaatcggtgccgtcttggcacaagttcaacacggccatgaacgtgtcatcgcgtacgctagccgttttttgtcacctgcggagcggaacgactctattaccgagcgcgaatgctTGGCTGTTGTGTGGGCAGTGGCGAAATTctgcccctatttatacggcaggccctttTCCACTGTAAcggatcaccacgctctctgttggctttcgtccttaaaaagatcccacagggaggctggacgatgggctttgcggctacaagagcattcctattcggtggtgtataggtctggtcgcctacacaaggacgccgactgcttgaCCCGTTGCCCTGCACACACGCCAGCCAACGCCGACATggacgcttccgcaagtgttctttccgtTTTCCAGCTTTTGGACAAggccaacgagcaacgccatCACGCTACTTTGAGTACCCTCAttgaccgaatggaatctgctcctactgatccatcgttacggtggttcgttTTCAACGACGGCatattgtaccgacgcagttttcatTCGGGcggtcctccccttctccttgtcgtctctcaacacctccgctcaaccgtgcttcaggagcttcatgacgccccaagtgccggacaccttgggtttgctcgcacttacgagcGCGTGCGCCGACGCTTCTGCTGGCCCGGCCTCGCTCGCTCTGTACGGTGCATGTAGCTGCTTCAAGTcctgtcaacatcgcaaaaagccagcGACGCTTCCTGCCGGATACTTGCAGTCGATCGACATTACACCTGAGCCTTTCTTTCGCtgggtttggatctccttggccctttcctcaagtccagctccggcaacaggtggatcgctgtcgctactgattatgcgacgcgctatgccatcactcgggcacttcccacgagctgcgcaaccgacgtcgcagatttcctgCTCCGGGTTACCATTTTAGTTCATGgcaccccgcgacagctccttactgaccgcggccgcacttttctatcccaagtcatcgccgatatcctacgctcatgttctaccaagcacaaactggctacctcctatcatccccagaccaacggcGAGCGACTTAATCGGGCCATTACTGACATgttatcgaaatacgtttcacccgaccacaaggactgggatgtggcgctcccttatgtcacgttcgcctataattcatcacgccagGTATTCCACTTTTTACTTACTCTTCGGTCGTGATCCTGTATTACCATTAGACACTTTACTCCCCTTGATACAAGATTCCAAGACTGAGTATGCCCGCCACGccatcgcccatgctgaccatgcgcGTCAGCTTTCCCGTACTCGTCTCTTGGCATCGCCGGAATCTCAACGGTGCGCTTACAACCATCGTCATCGTGACACATATTTTCACAAGGCTCTCGggctactttggtccccttgccgccgagtggggctctccgagaaactccttccgtgttacaaaggcccttaccctgttctacgtcaagtgaccaatgtcattTACGAGATCATCCCAGAGACCTCAGTCATGCCACCCGTTTCCACATCACCTGACGCCGTACATgtctctcggcttaagccttactatgcccttaccgacggccccatctgaagcaccgggacggtgctttttctgccgggggccgtgttacggtgggaaaagagaACCAGGTCGGCGACGCTGAAGGCGACGATGTGGCGACAGCCTCTTGagattctcggctgctgttttATACACCTTGTAAATACGCCGTGAAAATAGACTTACAcgtgtgacaatatatatatggGGTATATATGGGCATGCTAATATCGGGCCTCagtcctccccccaccccccacccggaaaaatgaaaactctccgcctatatagggcagcaaaccgaacgctgatctggttgacctcccttccttttctctcctttctttctctctctcgccagCAAAACACAATGTGCCGTCAACCTAACATCACCCTCTCCTAAGTCCAACTCAGTCCCCCTTTACCATAGCAGTTTCTTAAGCTTTGTTAAGAAAATTTTGGGGCTTGTTAAAACGGCACTTTGCAAAGATGTGAAAAGTGCGAGCGTACTCTTCAAAGTGTGCGTTGGAACTTTGCTTCCTATATTTTTCTACTACAGTTCTAAATCTTACCGATAGTCTGCGGAAGCTATTGAAGTACATGTTAATCAAAGGAAGATCGCATCTTCAAAATTGGCGAAGCTCACGAATTTCCGCACATGGTTACATGCCACTAACTTATGTTGAAAATATTAATGAGTAAAaagtgcacaattttttttaccaTAATATTAACGTGGATAACGTGTAGAACCGAAATTCATGGCAGCAATAAGGTGGCTTGATTAAAGCGTGTTCTGGCAAATTCTGGCAAATTGCCGTTCATTGAACGGGGCAATTATTTGTCGTAGGTCTTGGTTACTCGGACATGTAGATTACGAAATGacattttatttatattgtttgtTACATTTCACATTTAATTGATGACAGATGATTGAAAAAACTCAgtcctttccactctgtgaagaaggatggccatcgaagctgtgtatgtgggccccttaatggcgaactgcacctccaccgcgggtcgatccGGCATTGCCCTATCTCCGGAacaggcccacgtatggggagtgcttaacgcctgcttcacctccgccgccggtcggcccggtcggcccggcattgcactatcttcggtttcggcccacgtatggggagtgctgaacgcctgcttcacctccgctgccgGTCAGCCCGGttgacccggcattgcactatcttcgggatcggcccacgtatggggagtgctgaacgcctgcttcacctccgccgccggtcggcgcGGTCGGTCtggcattgccctatcttcggtatcggcccacgtatggggagtgcttaacgcctgcttcacctccgccgcggttcggcccggcattgtaccatcttcgggatcggcccacgtacggggagttttttgcttaccacgccaacgacgcgaaaattttcttggacggtagaggtatacaggttcactgtaaaaagaaataGCGATTGGACACTACAGCAACCAGACCAGCTGCAAACAGACCGTATACAACTGAAACTGCAGCGTGTTCACGCTAACTATGCCTTAGCCCTCAACGTTATGCTGATCTCAGCCAGGAGCACCCTTCGCATATTTTTTTCTCAGCTTTTGCGGCACTATTGATTACCAGTAGCACTGAAAGTGAATACTGACTGATCATCTTGCAAATATAACTGCAGATTTCATTGCGTGGAAGCAAGTTTTCCTTATCGGAAGCCTGCTTCGCGTTGCGCAGCAAGAAATATGACCGTTCCGCTTTCTGATACAGAGCGGAAACCGCATTGCTCGGCGTATGGCGTGTTCTCAGGAGCAGCTAGCAAGATTAAACGGCCGGAAAAGTGAAGGTTgcgatggagggggggggggggccttttGCATGCATTTTCTCTCGACGTCAGTCTTTACGGCGGCGTGCGGTCTCTATAGAAAGAATATCTGAAAGCTCTGGCAAGTGGGCGCAGCGTCTCGGCTTATCTCCCGCTTGCGGATGAAGAGCAGACTGAGGGATGTTACGAAAATGAGACCCACTATCGGCGCGCGAAATTCATAAAGTTTCTGCCGCACTGTCGGACACTCGGGCGGCTTGCGATACGCCACTTTTTTCAACACGCGTGCGGTATTCGGCGGAGAAGCCGCTCCGCGATGACCTTACAAGCGACGCCCTTCGGCGCATCAAAAAACAAAGGAGAAATGAAGCAATCAAGAGCGTGGTGTACGAACACACCACCAATTTGGAGATCAAGGCCAAGGTCGCTATGCTTCTCGAGGCGCCCTATAAGAAGGCGCAACTTGGAGAGGACGCGAACCCGGTGTGGTCACCGCAACTGTCGAGCGCGGCGAGAGCGATGTGTTCGAGCGTTTTGTCGCGCGGCCTCCTGCTGGCCTTCCTTGCAGCTTTATGTCACTCGTCCGCCGTACCCGCGCCACCCTCCTGCAAGGTGCACGAAGGACTTCACTATCGCCATTTCACGTGCCGCAACTTCCACTCTCTCGAAGACTTCCAGCAGATCGTCCACGACACCCACTCCGACAAACCGACTTGGTTCACCTTGTGGGACAGTCAGGTTCCCAAGATTCCTGGAGGCGCATTCAAGGACCTCAACGTTTCGGTTTTGGAGCTCCGGCGCGTCCACGTCGAGCATTTTGAGCCAACAGAGGGAGAGGAGAACCCTTTCCATGGCCTCGAGCAATCCCTTCACCGGCTGATGTTCAGCCTGGGGACCCTGCCGACTTCGTGGTCCATCCTCGGTCACCTGCAGCATTTGGAAGAGCTGAAGCTCATCCACTACAAGGACATGCATCTCAGCAATGATTTCAACAACCTTCCAAAGAGTGTTGAAACTCTTTACATCGCCGATGGTACCATTAAGAAGATCGACGACGACTGGCTGGCTCACTTGGATGATCTGAAGCATCTCGTTGTGCGCCAGACCGACTTGTACAACTTCACCAGGTCATGGTTGCCTAATCCAGCCCCTCACTTCACCACTCTAGACCTTCCGTGAGTACAtcgccttcctttttgctcttgaAAGGGATGATGTAGATAATACGCATGGGGCTCAACACACTTTCAGAGAGCTCAGTTATCAGCTCGA encodes:
- the LOC142582677 gene encoding uncharacterized protein LOC142582677 gives rise to the protein MLLEAPYKKAQLGEDANPVWSPQLSSAARAMCSSVLSRGLLLAFLAALCHSSAVPAPPSCKVHEGLHYRHFTCRNFHSLEDFQQIVHDTHSDKPTWFTLWDSQVPKIPGGAFKDLNVSVLELRRVHVEHFEPTEGEENPFHGLEQSLHRLMFSLGTLPTSWSILGHLQHLEELKLIHYKDMHLSNDFNNLPKSVETLYIADGTIKKIDDDWLAHLDDLKHLVVRQTDLYNFTRSWLPNPAPHFTTLDLPTNKLISFPANLDDGLPELKYVSVEKNLITSLHEEDLAPLKDKPVLVDFMFNPVHCDCKLAFILDYPTRWHYFLCATPGEVADRYVTHLTEEQLQCEHSTA